The Streptomyces rimosus genomic interval CTACCTGGACGAGCTGGCCCTGGCGGTGGCGTCGGCCTTGGAGGCGTGAGGGTGGGGCGCGGCCAGTCGGGGGATGGGGCGCCCGCTGTGGAGCTGGACTCGGCCGATCGGGGTATGTAGGTCCCGTGCCCATGGGGCGTGGCCCGGTCGGTCGGGGACGGGGCTTTACCCGCCGCAGAGCGGGCCCCGGTCGCTCGCGGGATACGGGTCGCGTCCCTCGTAGGGGCGCGCCCCGGCCAGCTGGAGGATGGTTGCCCCGCCCGCTGCAGAGCGCGCCCCAGCCAGCCAGGGAACGGGCGCCCCGCCAGCGCGGCGGACCCCGTCCGGCCACCCCCACCCTCCGCAGACCGTCCCCACCCCACCAGGGCCCGCACCCAGCTCGCCCTACGGCAGACCCTCAGCCCACCCATGCGCTCACCAGCCACGTGAGCCCCGCCCACCCCCACCCCAACACGCCCCCGCCACACACACCCCCACCACCCCCGCAACCGAATACTGAGGGGGTCCATCTAACAGGGTGTCGCATCCTGTTATGGGTGGGTTTGGTGGGTCTTGGGTGTCATGGAGGAGTAGCGCTGTGCCGACGCATTCGCCTCGTATGTCTCGTCGGCGTCTGCTTCAGGTGACCGGTGGGGGAGCGGTCGCGGTTACGGCGGGGGCCGGGGTGTGGGCCTGGGTCGGACCTCGGGCGCCGTTGTCGCAGGTCGCCGCACCGGCGCTGGAGCGGGAGGCTGCCGCGTCCGGTGCGGAGCAGGCGTTCCTGCACGTCATCGCGCACGCCGACGACTCCCTGTACTTCATGAACCCGGCCCTGGAGCAGTCGGTGCGCAGCGGCGCCCGTTCGGTGACGGTGTGTCTGACCGGTGGTGAGTCGGACGGCCGGAACACCGCCGAGCACGGGCGCGGGGACCGGCTGCCGCCGCGCGACCGCGCCGCCTTCGCACGGGCCCGCACCAACGGGCTGCGGGCCGCGCACGCGGTGATGGCCACCGGCGACCCGCTCAGCCCCTGGGACGTGGAGGCCATCTCGCTGCTGCCCGGCTTCCAGGTCGAGGTGCAGACCCTGCGGGCCGCGCCGCACAACCAGTTGGTCTTCATGGAGCTGGTCGAGGCGCGTACCGTCTCCGAGCCCCGCGCGCACAGCCTGCGCGGCCTGTGGCTGGGCGCCACCGGCACGCTGTCCACGCTGCGCCCCGAGGCCACCCCCGTACAGCGCACCTTCGAGTACACCCGCGACCAGGTCGTCGACTCGCTGATCGCGCTCCTGGAGCGGGTCCGACCGACCGTGGTCCGCACCCTCGACCCGAACGCGGTGCACGCCCCGCACCCGGCGCCGCGCACCGACGACCCCAGACTGCGCGGCCTCTTCTACTACGACCACCAGGACCACACGGCCTCGGCGTACTTCGCGCAGGCGGCGCTCGCGGGCTACTGGGGGCGCGAGCACAACCGTCCCACCGTCGTGGAGAGCTACCTCGGGTACGAGACGGACGTGCTGCCCAACAACCTCGACCTGCCGACAGCCCGGCGCAAGGCCCGCCTGCTGTCCGTCTACGGCTGGGCCGACGGCCGTGACTGCGGCGACCGGGCGGGCTGCGGCGACCGCAAGGTGGGCGGTTCGGCGCTGGACGGCTGGTCCCGTAACTGGACGCGCAGCACCCGGCTGCGCGCCCCCGGCTCCAACAGCTGGCTGCGCCCCCTGAAGGACGGCCGGCTCGCGGCCTTCGCCGTCCTGGACGGCGCCGCGGTGTGCTGGGCCGAGACCGCGCCGGGCAACGGTACGTTCAGCGGCCCGCACCTGCTCGGCGGCCGGATGTTCCAGGGCCAGATCCACGCCGTCAGCCACCCCGGCGGCGCCCTCCAGCTCTTCGCTTCCCGTACGGTCCTGCCGACCCGTCATCAGGCGCACCGCCGCGAGCTGCTGACCGCTCTCCAGAACGGCACCGCCCGCGACGGCGTGCCGACCTTCGGCGCGTGGGAGTCGCTGAGCGTCCCGGACGCCGCGCCGGTCAGGTCGCTGGAGACGGGCTTCCCGGCCGCCACCGTCGACCAGGAGGGCACGGTGCACGTCTTCGCCCGCGACTGGCAGGGCGGCATCGGCTACCGCAGCGGCGCACGTGGCACGGACTGGTCCCTGTGGCGGCGGCTGGCACCGCCGACGGCCTCCGGCGGCCCGGCGGGCCGGGTGCCGGGCGTCGTCGACGGGCTGGACGCGTGCGTGGACTCCGAGGGGCTGGTGCACGTCGTGGCGCCGGGCGACAAGGAGGTGCACCACTGGGTCTCGAAGGAGCCGGGGGAGCTGCCCGAGCCGACCGGCGGTACGAGCCTGCCCGAGCCTGCCGGGCCGCTGAGCCTGGTCCCGCTGGGCGACGGCGCGGTGCGCCTGGCCTACCGGCAGAGCGCCACCGCGCGGGTCCTGCTCGCCGAGCGGCAGGGGGCCGCGTCCTGGCGGCTCGCGGCCCGGTACGAGCCGGTCGGCGGGTACGGGCGGGTGGCGGCGGCGGCCGTCGGCAAGCCTGCCCGTACGGTCGTGCTCGCGGTCCGGGACGGGGCGGGGGAGCTGCGGTACGTGCTCAACGACGCGGACCAGGACGGGGCGGGGCGCTGGCAGACCGGAAAGGTGCCGCATTCGGGTGCGGCGGCCATCGGACAGGACCCCGACGGGCGCGCCGTCCTGGCCGTCCTCGGCAACGACGCGCGGCTGCACGCGGTGCGGCAGCGGGACACCGGCACGGACGGCCCGTTCCAGGAGTGGACGGTCCAGAAGCCGAGGCGGGGTCAGACCGGCCCGCCGGACCGCACCGGCTGAGTCTCGTCACCCGTACGGCCGTCATCGCCCGTATGGCCGTCGTCACCCGTATGGCCCCCGTCCTCACCGGTCCGACGGGAGGCATCACCTGCACGGCCGTCGTCACCCGTACGGCCGCCCCCCGTCCCCCCTTCCACACCCCCCACAGCCGTGGAAACCCCGCCCCCCGGCACCAAAATGCGCGTCGACACCACATAGGTGAACGGGATCGCCAGTACCGCCGCGAGCAGCGGCGCGATGCGGGTGTCCAGGCCGCACCAGTTCACCAGCACCACCAGGCCCGCGCTCTGCACCACGTAGTTGGTGACCTGGGTCAGCGGGAAGAGGAGGAACTTCTTCCAGCTGGGGCGGGTGCGGTAGGTGAAGTAGGTGTTCAGGAAGAACGAGCCCACCATGCTGAAGAGGAACGCGATCGTGTAGGCGGCGAAGTACGGCAGCCAGGGGTGGAGGGCCAGGTAGCACGCGTAGAACGTGAGGGTGTTGACGCCGCCGACGACGGCGAAGCGCAGCAGCCGGGCCAGCCGGGCCGGCCGGGTGAGCCGGCTCATCGGCGGGCCCGGCCCGCGACCCGGGCCGTCGGGGTGTGGGCGGGGGTGGTCCCGTTGGTCTCCTTGACCAGGAAGTGCGGGCGCCGCTTCGTCTCGTAGTAGATGCGGCCGATGTACTCGCCGATCAGGCCGAGCATCACCATCTGGAGGCCGCCCAGGCCCACGATGATCGCCACGAGGGTGACATAGCCGGGCGCTGTGATCCCGCCGACGACCGCCGCGCCGATGATCCACAGGGCGTACGCGGCGGCCAGCGCGGCCAGGCTCAGGCCCGTGTAGATCGCCACCCGCAGCGGGCGGCTGTTGAACGAGATCATGCCGTCGATGCCGTAGTTGACCAGGGAGCCGAAGCGCCACTTGGTCTCGCCGCCCTCGCGCCGGGCGTTGCGGTAGTCGAAGGTGACGGTGTCGAAGCCTATCCAGGAGAACAGCCCCTTGGAGAAGCGGTTGTACTCGGGCAGCGAGACCAGCGCGTCCACGGCGGTGCGCGACAGCAGCCGGAAGTCGCCGACGCCGTCGGTCAGTTCCACGTCCACCCACTTGTTGATCGCCCGGTAGTACAGCCTGCTGCACACGCTGCGCAGCGGCGCGTCGCCGTCCCGGCTGCGCTTGGCGATGACCTGGTCGTGGCCGAGCTGGTAGAGGTCGAGCATCTTCTCGATCAGCCGGGGCGGGTGCTGGAGGTCGGCGTCCATGAGGATGACGGCGTCGCCGGTGGCCTCCTTCAGGCCCGCGAGCATGGCGGACTCCTTGCCGAAGTTCCGGCTGAAGGAGAGGTAGCGGGTGGTCGGCCGGTAGCGCTGGGCGAGGGTGCGTATCCGGTGCAGCGTGCCGTCCGAGCTGCCGTCGTCCACGTAGCACAGCTCGTACTCGACGGCGAGTTCTCCGAGCACCTGGCGGATCTCCTCGTCGAAGCGGCCGATGACTTCCTCTTCGTTGTAACAGGGGACGACGACCGAGAGCTTCATGAAGGGGCCCTTTCGCCGGGGCGGAGCGCGGCACGGTGAGACCACCACGCCCCAAGCAGCAATTCTACTAATGAGATGAGATGTCACGATTTGGGCGAACGGGTCGGGCGGGATGCCCGGCCCGGCGGCACGCTCAGTCCCCGCCCCACCGCGGCGCCCGGTCCCAGTTCCGGTACCGATCCCGGCTCCGGCCCTGACCCCGGCCCCGCCGCCCCCGTACGCCACACGTGACAGCCACGGCGGCCAGTGCCAGCACGGCGCCACCGCTCGCCGCCAGGCCCGGCAGCAGCCCCGGCGGGCGGTACGAGCAGTCCAGCCGCGAGGCGCCCGACCCCAGCGGTACGGCGATCAGGCCGCCGAACGTGCGCGGGGCGCGGGACGGGCCGCCGTCCACCCGGCAGCTCCAGCCGGTGACGGCAGGTACGGCCAGGACGGCGGTACCGGTGCTGTGCGCGGGCAGCTCGGCGGACAGCCCGTGCCCGCTCGCCGAGAGCCGCACCGGGGCCTGCGCTCGCAGCTTCGCCACGGCGGCGGCGAGCTTCTCCGGGGCCAGGCAGCCGAGCGGGTGTTCCGGGATGCGCTGGGCCTTCGGGTTGCTGAAGGAGACCGTCAGCCGCCCGTCGGCGGGGACCCTGCCCAGCCCCCGGATCGGATTGGCGGTCGTCTCCCGGCTGCCGAACCCGGGGGAGGTATGGCCGACCGCCCGCACCTTGCCGTGGTACCAGGGCGCGTACCAGAAGACGTCCGACCCGGGCGCGCACTGGACCGTGAAGACGGCGGCCCCGCCCCTGCGGGTGGCCGGCAGCCGCCACTCCCCGTCCACCAGGCGCGGCACCGGCCGCACGGACACGGCGGTGGGTCCGGGAACGGTGGGTCCGGGAACGGTAGGTCCGGGAGCGAAAGGACCGGGAAGGGCGGGACCGGGAGCGCTACCGACAGGGCCGGGCACGGCAGCCCCCGGCGCCGCGGGCCAGCCCCCCTGAGGGCCCCCCGGCCCCGACACCGAATGCCCTCCCGCCGCCGGACCGCCTCCCGAGCCGCCGCCCCCGTCACCCGTCAGGCGCAGCGTCGGTACCTCGTACACGCGCGCGCCCAGCAGCCGTTCCTGGCGGGCGAAGACCGTGCCGCCGCCGACCCGCGGATCGTCGCGCACGTCGATGCCCCGCGCGGCGGCCCCGCGCCGCCGCTGGTCGAGGTCGTCCGCCTTCAGGCCGGGACGTACGGTCAGCAGCGGCGCGGCGGCGGCCCGGCCCACGTCGACGGGGCCGGCCTGCGGGCCGGTCTGGAAGCTGCTCACGCCCATGATCGCGCGGCTTACGGGGGCCTCCAGGCTGCGCGTGTGGCGTCCCTGGATGTACCAGCCGCCGCCCAGCTCGCGCAGCGTGCGCGCGGTCTGCTCCGGCAGGTAGCTGCTGTAGTACGCGCCGCCCTCGCCGCCCAGCAGCAGCGGGTCGTTGTTGGCGAACTCGTGTGGTCCGGGGTCGGTGCGGGAGCGCGGCCAGTCCGCGCGCTGCTGGATGCCCCGGTGTGCGGCCAGGGCCCGCTCGTTCAGCGTGATCTTCGGCCCCCACCATTCGATCTTGTCCCGGGCGGCCGTCACGGAGAACGCCGCATACGCGGAGCCGAGGAAGACCGCGCAGGTCAGCGCGGCGGCGACGACGATCCGTGCGGCGCGGCGAGCCCGGTGCCGCGCCAGCACCAGCAGCGCGGCCAGCACCACCGCGCCGCACCCCGGCACCAGGACCCAGGTGGCCGGGCCGACCGCGCTGCGCCCGTGGCACAGCGCGGCGAGCAGGGCCACCAGCACCGCGCCGGCCGCCAGCTCACGCGGCCGCGGCCGGTGCGCCAGCGCCAGCCAGGAGATGATCACGAGCAGTGCGCTGAGTACGAAGGAGGCCCGGTACGGGCTCCCGTTGGGGACCGCCAGCCCGTGCCAGAGCAGCAGCGTCGGCTTCCACACGAAGGAGACCGCGACGCAGGCGGCCAGCGCGTACCAGGCGACGCGGACGCGTACCGGAATGGCGCGGACGAACGGGAAGGCCGCCACCAGCAGCAGGCCCAGCATCCCGATGAACAGGTGCGGCGCGGGCACCGAGCCGCGCCCGCCGGGCAGCAGCTCCGCGAGGACGTCCAGCGTCGGCGGGCGGCCCCGGTAGACGGCCTCCGGGGCGGGCCGGGACGCCTTGCTGGCCCGGAGGGTGACGGTGACGGCGGGCGCCGCCAGGAGGACGCCGGTCAGCGCCATGGTGGCGGCCCGGGCCAGGGCGCGCAGCCGGTGCCGTACGGGGAGGTCCGTGGCGAGCAGCAGGCGTACGGCGAGCACCAGCGCCATGGCGAGGGTGGCCATCGCCGCGGTGTAGAAGTTCCCGGCCCAGGCCACGCCGACCAGCAAAGTGCCCGCCACCCAGCGGCGCCGGTGCAGGCACCAGTCGGCGGCGATGCCGATCAGCGGCAGGGAGACCAGGCCCCACATCCACATGGGGTCGGCGGCGCCGTCGCTCACCACCCAGGCGCAGGTGCCGTACCCCACCGCGAGCAGCGCGCGCAGCCAGGCGGAGCCGGGGTGCAGCCGCCCGAGGAAGACCGTCATCAGCGCCGTGCCGAGCCCGATGCAGCCGAGCGTGACCAGAAACACCGGCAGCTCGGCCAGCTCGCGCGGGAACAGCCCGACGAGCCAGGAGAAGGGATTCATCAGATAGGTGAGGAAATCGGCCAGGAAGGGGACGCCGTAGCCGCTGTTCCAGTTGAAGGCCAGGTCACCGGTGGAGGTGCCGTGCATCAGGTCCCACAGATGGACGTGGAAGGGGACGAACTGGTTTCCGAGGTCATTGACGGCACGGGAACGGGTACCGAACGGATAGCTGCCCAGCATCGTCATACCGAGGCAATAGGCGCCCATGGCCAGCAATGCCGCGAAAGGCGGCGCGAACCGGGGTGCGGTCAGCGTCTTGATGGTCACATTCACGGGGCGCCGCGCTTCCCTGCTCACCTGCGTCATGAACGAGTAGATGCCGCTTTCAGGCGATGGGTTCCCTATGTCGGAAATGCCGTAACCCGGTTCCCGATGCGGGTGATCGTCCCCGGGTCGAGAGTCCTACGGTAAGCCAAATGTCCGCAATAATGCGGTTTGACAAGAGGAAGGCTCGGCGGCGAACGTGCGCTCGTGCGCCGGTCGGCGGCGTGCCGGGCCGGTCGCGGACCAAGGTAGCTTTGGGTTCTCGCAGCGCTATGAAAAGAGGATTGGGGTGCCCGTGCCTGACGTCTCCGTAGTCGTGATCGTCTACAACGACGCCGACCGGCTACCGACGGCCGTCCGGTCCGTACTGGACCAGACGCTCCACGGAGTCGAAGTTCTGATCGTCGACGACTGCAGCACGGACAGATCCTTCGAGGTGGCCCAGCAGCTCGCCGCCGCCCACCCGGACCGGATCCGGGCGCTCCAGCTGCCCGAGAACAGCGGCGGCTGCGGCGCCCCCCGCAACCACGGCGTCCAGCACGCGGCCGGCTCGTACGTGATGTTCCTGGACAGCGACGACGTCCTGGAGCCGAACGCCTGCCGCAACATGCTGGAGGCGGCCGAGCGGACCGGCGCCGACCTGGTCTCCGGTATGTGCGTACGGGTCAACGTCGACTCGCGCAACCAGAAGCAGACCGAGTGGTACCCCTGGATCTACTCCCGCACCCGCACCATCGAGTCCATCTCCGAGCTGCCCGACCTGCTGGTCTTCGACACGCTCTCGACGAACAAGTGCTACCGGCGCGAGTTCCTGCTGGAGTCCGGACTGGTCTTCCCGGTCGGCATCCACTACGAGGACCTGCTCTTCTCCGCGCAGGCGTACGTGGCCGCCAAGCGCATCACGCTGATCCCCAACCACGTCTACTTCTGGAACGTCTTCGAGAAGGCGG includes:
- a CDS encoding PIG-L family deacetylase → MSQVAAPALEREAAASGAEQAFLHVIAHADDSLYFMNPALEQSVRSGARSVTVCLTGGESDGRNTAEHGRGDRLPPRDRAAFARARTNGLRAAHAVMATGDPLSPWDVEAISLLPGFQVEVQTLRAAPHNQLVFMELVEARTVSEPRAHSLRGLWLGATGTLSTLRPEATPVQRTFEYTRDQVVDSLIALLERVRPTVVRTLDPNAVHAPHPAPRTDDPRLRGLFYYDHQDHTASAYFAQAALAGYWGREHNRPTVVESYLGYETDVLPNNLDLPTARRKARLLSVYGWADGRDCGDRAGCGDRKVGGSALDGWSRNWTRSTRLRAPGSNSWLRPLKDGRLAAFAVLDGAAVCWAETAPGNGTFSGPHLLGGRMFQGQIHAVSHPGGALQLFASRTVLPTRHQAHRRELLTALQNGTARDGVPTFGAWESLSVPDAAPVRSLETGFPAATVDQEGTVHVFARDWQGGIGYRSGARGTDWSLWRRLAPPTASGGPAGRVPGVVDGLDACVDSEGLVHVVAPGDKEVHHWVSKEPGELPEPTGGTSLPEPAGPLSLVPLGDGAVRLAYRQSATARVLLAERQGAASWRLAARYEPVGGYGRVAAAAVGKPARTVVLAVRDGAGELRYVLNDADQDGAGRWQTGKVPHSGAAAIGQDPDGRAVLAVLGNDARLHAVRQRDTGTDGPFQEWTVQKPRRGQTGPPDRTG
- a CDS encoding glycosyltransferase family 2 protein translates to MKLSVVVPCYNEEEVIGRFDEEIRQVLGELAVEYELCYVDDGSSDGTLHRIRTLAQRYRPTTRYLSFSRNFGKESAMLAGLKEATGDAVILMDADLQHPPRLIEKMLDLYQLGHDQVIAKRSRDGDAPLRSVCSRLYYRAINKWVDVELTDGVGDFRLLSRTAVDALVSLPEYNRFSKGLFSWIGFDTVTFDYRNARREGGETKWRFGSLVNYGIDGMISFNSRPLRVAIYTGLSLAALAAAYALWIIGAAVVGGITAPGYVTLVAIIVGLGGLQMVMLGLIGEYIGRIYYETKRRPHFLVKETNGTTPAHTPTARVAGRARR
- a CDS encoding YfhO family protein; this translates as MTQVSREARRPVNVTIKTLTAPRFAPPFAALLAMGAYCLGMTMLGSYPFGTRSRAVNDLGNQFVPFHVHLWDLMHGTSTGDLAFNWNSGYGVPFLADFLTYLMNPFSWLVGLFPRELAELPVFLVTLGCIGLGTALMTVFLGRLHPGSAWLRALLAVGYGTCAWVVSDGAADPMWMWGLVSLPLIGIAADWCLHRRRWVAGTLLVGVAWAGNFYTAAMATLAMALVLAVRLLLATDLPVRHRLRALARAATMALTGVLLAAPAVTVTLRASKASRPAPEAVYRGRPPTLDVLAELLPGGRGSVPAPHLFIGMLGLLLVAAFPFVRAIPVRVRVAWYALAACVAVSFVWKPTLLLWHGLAVPNGSPYRASFVLSALLVIISWLALAHRPRPRELAAGAVLVALLAALCHGRSAVGPATWVLVPGCGAVVLAALLVLARHRARRAARIVVAAALTCAVFLGSAYAAFSVTAARDKIEWWGPKITLNERALAAHRGIQQRADWPRSRTDPGPHEFANNDPLLLGGEGGAYYSSYLPEQTARTLRELGGGWYIQGRHTRSLEAPVSRAIMGVSSFQTGPQAGPVDVGRAAAAPLLTVRPGLKADDLDQRRRGAAARGIDVRDDPRVGGGTVFARQERLLGARVYEVPTLRLTGDGGGGSGGGPAAGGHSVSGPGGPQGGWPAAPGAAVPGPVGSAPGPALPGPFAPGPTVPGPTVPGPTAVSVRPVPRLVDGEWRLPATRRGGAAVFTVQCAPGSDVFWYAPWYHGKVRAVGHTSPGFGSRETTANPIRGLGRVPADGRLTVSFSNPKAQRIPEHPLGCLAPEKLAAAVAKLRAQAPVRLSASGHGLSAELPAHSTGTAVLAVPAVTGWSCRVDGGPSRAPRTFGGLIAVPLGSGASRLDCSYRPPGLLPGLAASGGAVLALAAVAVTCGVRGRRGRGQGRSRDRYRNWDRAPRWGGD